From Candidatus Eisenbacteria bacterium, the proteins below share one genomic window:
- the murQ gene encoding N-acetylmuramic acid 6-phosphate etherase, with the protein MAQRRRANQPRKPVADLLAELVTESVHPEHQDLDLLSAREIVERIHVEMSTVPAVVEGVLPEIATLAEWAASAFRSGGRLIFVGAGTSGRLGVLEAAECPPTFGVPVGQVVGVIAGGRGTLVRSREGVEDERAPARREIRRLETGMTDIVVGLAASRRTPFVLAALSEARRRGARTVLLHCNPPGPEEAEVDLVIRPRVGPEIIAGSTRMKSGTAQKIILNLITTTAMVLAGRVFGNLMVDLQARSLKLRERSLRLVQQTTGVSRPQAGQLLKSAGGSVKVAILMGRAGVTRRRAHQLLARHDGFLRRALEESGVDSRPIPESNS; encoded by the coding sequence ATGGCCCAAAGAAGGCGAGCGAACCAGCCGCGGAAGCCAGTCGCCGATCTACTGGCCGAATTGGTCACGGAATCGGTTCATCCCGAGCACCAGGATTTGGATCTTTTATCAGCCCGGGAGATTGTGGAGCGGATTCATGTGGAGATGTCGACCGTACCGGCCGTCGTGGAGGGGGTTCTCCCTGAGATTGCGACACTGGCGGAGTGGGCTGCTTCCGCCTTCCGGAGCGGTGGGCGGTTGATTTTTGTGGGCGCAGGGACAAGTGGCCGCCTCGGTGTTCTGGAGGCTGCCGAATGCCCTCCAACCTTCGGTGTGCCCGTGGGCCAAGTTGTAGGCGTGATTGCCGGGGGGAGAGGGACCCTCGTCCGCTCCCGGGAGGGCGTCGAAGATGAACGGGCTCCGGCTCGAAGGGAAATCCGCCGTCTCGAGACAGGAATGACGGATATCGTGGTGGGGCTGGCCGCCAGCCGCCGGACTCCCTTTGTTTTGGCCGCCCTCTCAGAGGCCCGCCGCCGGGGAGCGCGGACCGTGCTCCTTCACTGCAATCCTCCTGGGCCTGAAGAGGCTGAGGTCGATCTGGTGATCCGTCCCAGGGTCGGCCCCGAAATTATCGCCGGCTCGACACGGATGAAGTCGGGAACGGCGCAAAAAATCATCCTCAATCTCATTACCACAACGGCCATGGTCTTGGCCGGGCGCGTCTTTGGAAACCTCATGGTCGATTTGCAGGCCCGGAGCTTGAAGTTGAGGGAGCGATCCCTCCGTCTTGTTCAGCAGACAACGGGGGTTTCCCGGCCTCAAGCGGGGCAACTCCTCAAGTCGGCCGGGGGGAGCGTCAAGGTGGCGATTCTTATGGGTCGGGCTGGGGTGACCCGCCGGCGGGCGCATCAGCTGCTCGCCCGGCATGATGGATTTTTGCGCAGAGCCTTGGAGGAATCGGGTGTCGATTCCCGGCCGATTCCGGAATCGAATTCATAG